In the Diospyros lotus cultivar Yz01 chromosome 13, ASM1463336v1, whole genome shotgun sequence genome, tatacttggTACATCAGTAATGTTCCAGCAGAACAATCTCAAAGAGTTTATTTTCTCCATCAAGACAAGGCCAAGAAAATTAAGGATTATAAAACCATGTAACTAATTCTGTGATTCTTGAGAAGCCTCCAGCAAATACTAACAACCTCCTACCAATGTATGGAATTATTAAACCTATCCCCTGTGCCTCCTGATGCCCACtttgaattttcatgccacTGAAAATGGGGAAGATAAATccaatggagaagaaaaaagacataaaaatgttgaaaaatttaattcaaGTCCTCCTCCCGATAAAACATTTTGTAGAATTTTAAGTAAAtctgatattctttcccttcaTACCCAGctagtaaaaaacaaaaagaggtGAAATGGGGAAATGAGGGTTGGTTTAAATTACCTATTAGCATGAATATTTCACCGATGGATAACAATCATTTGGATTCCACTCACCATAAGTCACCGTGGATGCAGACAGTTCCTCCAATTTCCAAACCTTCAGCAACCCATCACTGCACAGTTATAGACAAAGCTAGCGGATTGCTTCCGGTCAAGCAACTTCCACTCTGGGGGGCCTTCACTTGGAACCCATGAATTGACTTCTATAAATCCCTCACCCGCAGACCTTGGTCCACCGATACAAATAAGCTGGCGTCCACATGCCCTGAATGCCAAGCCCCAACCATTCATGGAGGCAGCCCTTTCTGGCAATCTGCCTACGGTAACCCACACTCTCCTCTCCTTGTCATATTTTCTGACCTCCATCCTTGCATGATCAGCTGCATACAATTCATTATCTACAACAGCAACCAGAGGTGGTGCCTCAGATGTAGCTGGTATTTCATTTTCCCCAACTGTGCCACTCCGCACAGGGGACATATTACTTATTTCAGTCCAGGATCCTGTTTCCAAATTATATTCCTCTCCACATGTAAGAAGTTTTAAATCACTTCCTCCAACTCCCCCAATAACATAAAACTTTCCATCCATGAAAACCCCAGAACACATCTTGCGTGGCTTATGCATGCTTGGGAGTGTAACCCAGTTTCCAGTCTCAGAATTGTAGAGCTGAGCTGAGCTTAAAACATTTCCCTGATTATCACAACCACCTGCTACAATAGCAATCTCCCCAAGGCTGGCAGACCCAAACAAATATCTTGGAGCATTCATCTTCATTCCAGATGaccatgtgtttgttaataaaCTATATTTATAAAGGACGTTAGACATCAAATCCTTTCCAAATACAAGAAGCTCAGTCCCAACAGCCAGAGACTCCTTGTCTGAGAAAACGAAGCATTCATTGGAATGCATCATTGGCAAACGCATCCACCGCCTACGATTTGGATCAAAAGCTTCCCACTCTAGGAGGTTGCATGAAATATAAACCCAGTGTTCAATCACGCCATTGTTACGCCGCATTTTGTAGAGCTCGCCGCTCCGTATTAGAGAGCGGAAGCTCCTGTTCAAGGATGCAATAGAGCCATAATCAGCCCTTGAGCACTGAATGAGACAGCTTATTGAGTTGTCTCTGCCAATGCCATGGATAAGGGGATCTGAATCCGAATTATCCCCAGCTTGACGCTGGTTACCTGATTGGTCCGCTGGGGACATAGAAACATCACGCAACAGCAGACTTGAATCAACTCTCTCACGAGCATCTGATTGCTTAGATGACTTCCTTGCACCTTCTTCCACCCCATCAATTTCTAAGGGTCTCTTGCCATTCTCTAGCCAGCTATTCATGCAAGTCCAGCTGTTTTCTTGTTCACAATTTCTCAGACAACCCCTTGAAACCACAAAGGATAGGTCCTCCAACATGTCTCAGCAGAAAACCACCAAACTATTAATGCAGTACCTCCTTTTTCTCCTCACAAGACAAGGTCCACCTCTGGAAATTGATACTGGAAGGCCCAAAATCCGCAACATATATTTGTCAAAATCAGAAACAAGCTATTCGGAAAAACAAATGAAGAAATCTAGAAACCATACCGGTCCATTATCAATAAAAGTTCAATATGAATCCAAATAGAAGCGACAGAGATCGAAGGagtgtaaattaaaattcaatcactCCTCAAACTATTAATTCCAAAAAGAAAAGTCGAAACCCTCGGATCGTCAACGAAGACGCAAACGGAATTTagaatttcacaaaaataaagGCAGGCTTTGGTCAAACAAGGGCGCCGAAAATCTCCAAAGAGCGGAGTTATCTGCGCCAGATCTCAATCGCTCCAATCAGATGCGAAACAGCAACCAAAATTTGTCAAATTCAATCGATCAGAGCTTCAGAAAAACACACCTAATCTGAAGCTTCTAGGAATAGCAACAGTCCGATTCGATTACTAGATCTGCCGGTCGCTCGCACTTACATCAACCGAATCAGAAACCGAGAAAACAAGAAGCGCTAATTTCTTCTCGGAATCGCAAAGAGAAAACAGCAGATTAGAAGGCGAGGAATAAAGCGGAGGACTTACGGGATTGGATAAGGAGACGAAGGAGAAATCGATGCGCAAATTAAAACCAGAATCAATCTGcgtgttttctttctttctttctttcttgctccgttcctctctctctctctctctctctgtgcgtTGTCGGGCAGTTTGGATTCTCGGCGGTCTGGCTCAGAAGCGTCCTTCGGATTCTCTCTCTGCAAATGAAGCAGGCTCTGGTCTGCTGTGGGCTTCGGTGCGAAATCTTTTTAAGGGGTCCTCCGTCCTCTCACTCGTCTCCTCTCCTCCtttcattcatttatatatGTGAATTTTAACTCTCCGTCTATATCTACGTCTAcgtgtattattattaataataaaatcattatattATACGTCACGTTTAGAAGCGTCGTGAGTGACACGGTCAAAATATaactacatacatacatacattccCCCAGTAAGtaaccattattattattttatcttaaacCCCCAGTTATTATCTCTAATCACCAATCTCTAATCAGTGGACCAACTTTGAATAGTTTTTGAGATTAAAATGGCAATTATTTAAAGGGATGACAGTTGGCTCAacatatatttaacaaaaatattttgaaagggACGTGACAGGAGACTATAGTTGACGGTGCCACCGCACAATTGCATGTCAAGAAAGGAAGGCAGAGAGAGCCCCATAATTAACAAACTCTGATTGTTATAGCTTTCACTGTGGATTAGCTTTCCACCTCCCTCCCCCCTCTCTCATCTCAACTGCCCACTGCCCAGCCAGCCATATGCTTTGCAATGGGTCTCAGATCAGATGGATGGGGAGGGGGTCCCCTAcctccttctcctccttctcgttcttttttatattaatttaatttgcataaTAAGACAAACCACGTCCTGTCACTCCACACCATAGTTAGTTTCGCAATAAAAGAGAATTTTCATGAcgtagtcttttttttttattttttcttgtgattgagatataaaaataaatttattttattaaaaataccgttatcaaattatctaaaatttataagaaagagaataatcaaaaaatataaaaaaatctccACCCAAAAATGATGAAGATCTAAAAACATTATTCACACCAGAATCAAAAACATGCATTTCATAAAGACCGTTGATCGACCGTTGCTATTTGATGGGTTGGAGACCAGTCTCTCACTTGCATTGCTGttgtcaaaaatattattcattattcatatcaatatcaaatatatgtattttttagaAACCCTTAATCGGCCATTATTACTGGAGGGGTAACAGATCGATCTATCGCCTGCGTCGCAATCGTCGAAGGCCTAGATCTTTGCCCATTTTTCAGGTCAACTcgtctttattttttatttttaattttactttcaattatgacataataatataaaataataaattttaattttcaagtcattttagGACAGAAATGCATGGCTAAACTGTTCCTTTAGCGTCTACCAGACACgcgtctcttttttttttttcttttttttttccttatccATTTAAGCCTTTCAAACTACCTTTTTTGACTGTATCCTTTAGTGATGAATTGAGTAGAGACTTTAGGAAGTTGAAATGCTAATTCTACACTCAATTTCACATTTCGGACGTGACGTAGTTTACAAGAacttttttttgtattgtttcGTATTGTTTTATTCgtgaaaatataaaacaatGTATTCACACTTCAAATGTCTGAAACGTCCTTCTTTTTCACGACAAATGGCGGGGTTGGCGTGGGCAGATGAGTAACTGTGGATGTGCCCCCCATTCTTTCTGACCATTAAGGGAATggattttaattagtttaaacaCGTCCCCCCCCCCCTTAGGCCATTGAAGAGCCGGCTTTGTGTTATTATCTGATAATGATAATGACTGTTATCCGACTTCAATCTCATTGTCTACCGAGTGGCATTCAATAAGGGCTTTACGAGTGGATTCTTACGcgttaattgtattattattacattattttttaatataataactataataattaatttaaattcaaaaaatttattaaaaaacacGATCTTGCCCtcttttcttacaaaaaatacTAATTTGAGATACACCTAAAATCGAAAATTGTTAAAACAGCCttaaaattgaagagaattcaaaattaaaaaaaaaaaaaaagactatcaCATCGTGCATCAAGTGGTGATTGACCCTCTAACTTTCATCGtctgtatttatttatcttagtCAATATTTACACATACCATCCTAATAAGATATTGGGGCACCTCGGCTATTTTATGGGTttaaaatcatattattttgaattattttattttattttatttatattattatatattttttatttttattgttgttgaCATAAGAACTTGTaattaatattctatatatatatattaaataaatttataaaacacgtagaataacttataaattaaatacacCAAACAAtcatacaaaaatttaaatttaaattaaggtaACATTATTATTGAAATCAACATTTTCCTTTGTAGCAGGGAATACCCTGACGTACATGATAAGAGATAGGTCTATTCTAGGCATGCCATCCACGTGACATGTCACGTGGGTAGGCCCTCCATTTCCTTCCATGCCAAAATAATTTAAGACTCACTTAAACCAATGATTATTATCATATTGgtgtattaaaattaaatatattaacattaaataagacattatttttttaaaaaatggtcgactaagtttttatattttaataagaaTTAGGGTTAAATTGGTCaatatactttaaaaaaaaaaaaaagaaagcacgACGTACAAGGACATAtgattctttaaattttaaattgtgatTGTATgggattattttaattaagaaacgtataatatttaatatgaattaatttaatgatattttaaggACATTATTTATAGAGGGCGGATGCACGCGGGAATCTCTTTTTAAGGGTTAGTGGAAGTTGCTTGGCTTTGAAATTTGTTTGGTATTTGGGCATCTTCGCATTCATAGGTTCCCTAGTCAATTTTGTGTCCTAAAGAAGATGATGGACCCACGTGGCCATGTTTATTGGCTTGTTTGGCCCATAGCAAGAAACAATTTTGTATGAtggtgtattattttttattgtaaaaagaagtaagaatttaaaatttttggtcttgagaaaaaaattgatgtCGCATGGGCAAAGGTAGAAAATCCATTAAAAAGCAAGCTGAAATTAAGAATGAAAATCCAAAATAGTATTCAAGAAACTGAAGCGTTTTCTAGAAACATGGACTTGCTTTCAGAAATTAAGtctctcaaaaattataaatagttctacaaatattctaattttttagaaatcGTAACTAGTTTTAAGAGACTGAAATCTTTTAAAAACCAACATACAAATCCCTTTTTGAAAAAGTCTTAAAAGAAACACAAACATAATCATTTTGACATTTGAAAAttcgtatgagaatttcataaATGATATGACACATGGGCAAAGGTAAAAAATCCATTAAAAAACAAGCTCAAAACAATAATGAAAACCCAAAGCAATCTTCGAGAAACTGAAACGTTTTCTAAGAACATGGACTCCCTCTCAGAAATTAAGTCTCTCAAAAATTATAAGTTATCCTAGAAAGAttctgattttttaaaaatcgttaCTAGTTTCGGGAGACTGAATCTTTTGAAAACTAACATACAAATCCCTTTTTGAGAAAGTCCTAAAAGAAACACAAACATAATCATTTtgacattcaaaaattcatgtgagaatttcataaatgatagatattattaacaaaaatcttaattttgatCGATCTTGAACTACCAATTATACTTATCACAAATCTCCAAGCTCCAGCCTTCTCTACAAATAAACGATCCCTtgttctaaaaaatatatacttataatattaatttcaatattacATTCAAATCTTTAACAAATTCGATTACCTAATTTAAATATCATGGTATTCTTGCAAAGATTGCCCAATACTCTCTGATCATTCTTTTTTTTGCAtatctcaataaataaatttattataatacttgagagacaataataataaaagtgaaaaataaaatgacctaaaatcaattaaaatttttctagcaaaatttattttcacaaaaataattatcaataagAGTAAGCATTTCATAGTTGTATTAAACTAGCATAAGTTTTGGcctttatttataatacattatttattaaaattaaaaacaatttttgaatTACATAAACTAAGATGgggttgtttgattttgtttttttattttatttttaaaatttaaaaataatattgtttgGTTGGGTGTGTTTTCCATTAAAAGTGATCAATTATATTAGTTTTCTTGTAATTTGAgttatttttgtgaaaatatcatataatttaaatttagtatttGAGATATctgtaatttttcttaaataaccccttttaatagttaaaattataattatcatataatttctCTTGTCGTGAGCATCTCTAATATCTAACAAGAGAACGacataataacataaataaaaatttaataccaaatacttgaaaaaaattgaccaaTCATGCCACAATGTGATACCCACAATTTGGCAAATAGGCTCAAATCATCTACCTTTCTTGGTATTCTTTGATCCATTGATTTGAGAATCATTTAGGCATGAGTTGATTTGGAATCAACTTCTATTCATGAAAAAGGTGAAAAAATTGTGTATTTGTTATACTCATGTATCATAAGAAATAGATGTGTGGTCTAATTGGATTATACATCAATTATAACCAATTTGAGGtcttaatgatattattaacaAGATCTTAATAGTGGGTATGTAGTTTAAtaagtaaattaaaatataagatatgactcttttaaatttctattttttttaataaagtggCCTTAAATTAGTTTTCGATCACAATTATTGAACTTGCACATGTGCTAATGGGTATATATGATGAGGTTGGATCCGATTCAATGGGTGTGTTAGAAAAAGACAAAACtcgatattttttaaattttataataaaatggcGTCTTTGAAATGTATGGTAATAAGAACATGCATTATGGTAGTAAGTATGCAACTATACATAGaccacaaaatacatatttttgtttttatattttaacatttttttaatatggtTACTCGAACTTTTCGTAATTTCGATTATACTTCTAAACTAtacattttttagtcaattgCACACTTCAATTAAAATGTAAACACAAGCGTGTTAAAATGCCCACATTACTTCTCACACAACTACCATTTTCAtcataatattttctttcaatggCCGACGACAAGACAAGTGCAAAAGTTGTCATCGGTCAAGAAAAGCAGAAGATGGAGGCGTCGATAGTGGTGGCAGGTGAAAATGCGAAGGCATAGGTAGTGGTGGAAGGTGTTGCCACCCTGCACCTTTCACCATCTCCAATGCCTTTGCTTTTTCACCTTTCGTCACTAACAAAGCTTTCCACCATTGTTGGAGATGGCCTCTGCATTTTCTGTCGTCATAAACACCTTCGCCTCTTCACCTTCCACCACTACAGGCACCCTCGCCTCTTCACCTTCTGCCACTACCAATGACAACATTTGCACATTTTGCCATCATCGATGCCTCGCTTCTTTATTTTTCGTCATCGCTGACGCCTTTACCTCTTCGCCGTTTATCACCACTAACGATGGCCTTTGCACTTTTCACCACCATAGACACCTTAACTTCTTCACATTTTGCCATTGTTGAGGCCTTCGCCTCTTTGCCTTGCACTTTTCCCAACTAATGACGGCCTCTACATCTCTTCTCCTTAGTTGTCGGTCTGCACGTATCTCATTCCCAGccatttaaataagaaattgagGCGAAAATGATGGTTGTGTGAGGGGTAATCTGATAATTTCAGCACACGTGTTGCATACTCTAACTAAGGTGtataattaactttaaaatatatagttcATGGGTGTAATCGAAACAACGAAACGCttaaataaacacacacacaaaatgtgaaagtagaagaataaaaatatgtgtTTAACCAAACATACCCTATAGATTGTGATAGTAGATTAATGAAATGAGAACAATCAAATTCAGAAAATGAATAatagatttttatatatataaaagtaggatagtcttgaaaaaaaaaaatttcccccaaaacttgtattaatgatttgcagttaatacttattgcattaataatttacaatctgtaatttgtattaataatttaaaattttcaattgctttaaaataataagtagtaataaaatttctccccaaaacttgcattaatgatttacatttaatacttattgcattaataatttatattttgtaatttacattaataatttaaatatttcaattgttttgaaataatatgtactaattattgtaaaattaataatgaattttaaatatatgattttttcaatactaattatagAATTtctaatacattattatgtgaatattaaatatttaattaatctgtcaatcaatcaaaaataaatactatttataaggaatatgaatagatacttaaaatattaactaagtcacgaaaaattatccattaaataaaatcttatctttgtataatataataatatataatatattatattaaagtagaatagtttgcaaatttttgttccctccaaaaatctgccaagctattttttgcctctaaaatttttatcaaatttgtaTAGGTTTTATGAGatatattaatagacaacttacattattaattaagttatagaaaattatccatttatttaaaatattatcttcatatctttattctatatatatttatataatattaaaatatgatagtcaaacaaagtattttgtcaagtgtcaatcaatggtgaattttttccctcaaaaattttattaaaacaaaggtagcgatcaattaattattaattattttaataattata is a window encoding:
- the LOC127787844 gene encoding F-box/kelch-repeat protein SKIP11-like, whose amino-acid sequence is MLEDLSFVVSRGCLRNCEQENSWTCMNSWLENGKRPLEIDGVEEGARKSSKQSDARERVDSSLLLRDVSMSPADQSGNQRQAGDNSDSDPLIHGIGRDNSISCLIQCSRADYGSIASLNRSFRSLIRSGELYKMRRNNGVIEHWVYISCNLLEWEAFDPNRRRWMRLPMMHSNECFVFSDKESLAVGTELLVFGKDLMSNVLYKYSLLTNTWSSGMKMNAPRYLFGSASLGEIAIVAGGCDNQGNVLSSAQLYNSETGNWVTLPSMHKPRKMCSGVFMDGKFYVIGGVGGSDLKLLTCGEEYNLETGSWTEISNMSPVRSGTVGENEIPATSEAPPLVAVVDNELYAADHARMEVRKYDKERRVWVTVGRLPERAASMNGWGLAFRACGRQLICIGGPRSAGEGFIEVNSWVPSEGPPEWKLLDRKQSASFVYNCAVMGC